The Terriglobia bacterium genomic interval CGATCCGAGGGGAACACACGTCTATATACGCAGGAAGACCTCGAACGGCTGGAATTGATACTCAATCTGACGCGCGACCTCGGCGTGAACCTGGCGGGCGTCGAAGTCGTACTTAATATGCGGCAGCGATTGGAAGAAATGCAGCGCGAGATGCAGGAGTTCATCGAATATATCGAAAACGAGTTCACCAATCGCTCTCCGGAACTGAACCAGAAGATTCAACATGCGCTGGTCAAAGTGACGCCGCCGCATGTAACTCTCGCGAAACCGCGTAAAGCGGAGCGGAA includes:
- a CDS encoding helix-turn-helix transcriptional regulator, whose translation is MERKKKGKAAYMISVVAETYDIHPQTLRLYEREGLLTPSRSEGNTRLYTQEDLERLELILNLTRDLGVNLAGVEVVLNMRQRLEEMQREMQEFIEYIENEFTNRSPELNQKIQHALVKVTPPHVTLAKPRKAER